In a genomic window of [Empedobacter] haloabium:
- a CDS encoding NAD(P)/FAD-dependent oxidoreductase: MHSKYVIVGGGAGGLELACKLGRKLGPNKVMLVDSRLYHIWKPSLHEVAAGTLDIHAEGLSYQMLAHDNGFTYVYGALEALDAAGNTITVSPIETQSGETVLPERRIGYDSLVLAVGSTSNYFGVPGAREHTISLNATEDAERFRLTLLKLLAKAATAKQDQAGSQGIDIVIIGGGATGVELAAELREASGVYAAYGFGHLQPLQDVRITILEGAPRILAPLPERVSAAAVKLLAERGVKVSAETRVTQIEADRVTVGNGTVYPSDITVWAAGIKAPDFLAQLGLPTVKGGQLDVTGELVVKGFPNIYALGDCALCLGADGKPVPPRAQAAHQQADYLLDALLRKERGKPPSGKPYVYRDYGSLVSFGQSTSVGSLMGSLQGSNWFVEGTFARLMYTSLHLMHHQAIMGTLRTGVLALARFLIKRSTPHVKLH, encoded by the coding sequence TTGCACAGCAAATATGTCATCGTCGGAGGTGGGGCGGGCGGCCTGGAACTGGCCTGCAAACTGGGCCGCAAGCTCGGTCCGAACAAGGTCATGCTGGTGGACAGCCGGCTGTACCACATCTGGAAGCCGTCGCTGCACGAGGTGGCGGCGGGCACCCTGGACATCCACGCCGAGGGCCTGTCGTACCAGATGCTGGCGCACGACAACGGCTTCACCTACGTGTACGGCGCGCTGGAGGCGCTGGACGCGGCTGGCAACACGATCACCGTCAGCCCCATCGAGACCCAGTCCGGCGAGACCGTGTTGCCCGAGCGGCGCATCGGCTACGACTCGCTGGTGCTGGCCGTCGGCAGCACCTCCAACTACTTCGGCGTGCCGGGCGCGCGCGAACACACGATCTCGCTGAACGCCACCGAAGACGCGGAGCGCTTCCGCCTGACGCTGCTGAAACTGCTGGCCAAGGCCGCGACGGCCAAGCAAGACCAGGCCGGCAGCCAGGGCATCGACATCGTCATCATCGGCGGTGGCGCCACCGGCGTCGAGCTGGCGGCCGAGCTGCGCGAGGCCAGCGGCGTGTACGCCGCCTACGGTTTCGGCCACCTGCAACCGCTGCAGGACGTGCGCATCACGATCCTGGAAGGCGCGCCGCGCATCCTGGCGCCGCTGCCCGAACGGGTGTCGGCCGCGGCCGTCAAGCTGCTGGCCGAACGGGGCGTCAAGGTCAGCGCCGAAACGCGGGTGACGCAGATCGAGGCGGACCGGGTCACGGTCGGCAACGGCACCGTCTACCCGTCCGACATCACGGTCTGGGCCGCCGGCATCAAGGCGCCCGACTTCCTGGCCCAGCTGGGGCTGCCGACCGTCAAGGGCGGCCAGCTCGACGTCACCGGCGAACTGGTGGTGAAAGGCTTCCCGAACATCTACGCGCTGGGTGACTGCGCGCTGTGCCTGGGCGCGGACGGCAAGCCGGTGCCGCCGCGCGCGCAGGCGGCGCACCAGCAGGCCGATTACCTGCTCGACGCGCTGCTGCGCAAGGAGCGGGGCAAGCCGCCCAGCGGCAAGCCCTACGTCTACCGCGACTACGGTTCGCTGGTGTCGTTCGGCCAGTCGACCTCGGTCGGCAGCCTGATGGGCTCACTGCAGGGCAGCAACTGGTTCGTCGAGGGCACGTTCGCGCGCCTGATGTATACGAGCCTGCACCTGATGCACCACCAGGCCATCATGGGCACGCTGCGCACCGGCGTGCTGGCGCTGGCGCGCTTCCTGATCAAGCGCTCGACGCCGCACGTCAAGCTGCATTGA
- a CDS encoding cytochrome P450: MPDRLIATLPGPRGLPLLGSALQLHPRTIHRTMEAWSRQYGPMFRVRLGARTAVVLADPDAIGSVLRDRPDGFRRPAVTADVTRELGGLPGLTLAEGDDWRRQRRMVMQAFAPGFVKAYLPRLAQVGVRLAARWQQAAVAGRPIPLSADLKRYAVDVVAGLAFGADVDTVNAGTSDLQDHIDTVLAGVARRSLAPLPYWRWLPLPAERRLRTSVTALQAAIDGFVASGRAAMAADPALRARPANLLQALIAAADAPGSGLGDAEVAGNVATMLMAGEDTTASALAWLAWLLARHPAALRRAQDEVRAKVPDLASITPAQADALDYVEACALEAMRLKPPAPFIPLQALRATEVLGVTLPPGTLLWCVLRHASVDDALLACAAGFQPERWLPGGDATTAPARQAILPFGAGARACPGRYLALLEMKVALVALLGQFDLDSVAAADGAEPAEVLGFVMAPAPLTMVLRPRAAKRLNAA; encoded by the coding sequence ATGCCCGACCGCCTCATCGCCACCCTGCCCGGCCCGCGCGGCCTGCCCCTGCTGGGCAGCGCCCTGCAGCTGCACCCGCGCACCATCCACCGGACGATGGAAGCCTGGAGCCGCCAGTACGGCCCGATGTTCCGCGTGCGCCTGGGCGCGCGCACGGCCGTCGTGCTGGCCGACCCGGATGCCATCGGCAGCGTGCTGCGCGACCGGCCGGACGGTTTCCGGCGCCCCGCCGTCACGGCCGACGTGACGCGCGAGCTGGGCGGCCTGCCGGGGCTGACGCTGGCCGAGGGCGACGACTGGCGCCGCCAGCGCCGCATGGTGATGCAGGCGTTCGCGCCAGGCTTCGTCAAGGCCTACCTGCCACGCCTGGCCCAGGTGGGCGTGCGGCTGGCCGCGCGCTGGCAGCAGGCGGCCGTGGCCGGCCGGCCGATCCCTCTGTCGGCCGACCTGAAGCGCTATGCCGTGGACGTCGTCGCCGGCCTCGCGTTCGGCGCCGACGTCGATACCGTCAACGCCGGCACGAGCGACCTGCAGGACCATATCGACACGGTGCTGGCCGGCGTGGCGCGCCGCTCGCTGGCGCCGCTGCCTTACTGGCGCTGGCTGCCGCTCCCTGCCGAGCGTCGGCTGCGGACGAGCGTGACAGCGCTGCAGGCCGCCATCGACGGGTTCGTCGCCAGCGGCCGCGCGGCCATGGCGGCCGACCCGGCCTTGCGCGCGCGGCCGGCCAACCTGCTGCAGGCGCTGATCGCCGCCGCCGACGCACCGGGCAGCGGCCTGGGCGACGCCGAGGTGGCCGGCAACGTGGCAACGATGCTGATGGCCGGCGAGGACACGACGGCCAGCGCGCTGGCCTGGCTGGCCTGGCTGCTGGCGCGTCACCCGGCCGCACTGCGCCGGGCGCAGGACGAGGTGCGCGCCAAGGTGCCCGACCTGGCAAGCATCACGCCGGCCCAGGCCGACGCGCTGGACTATGTGGAGGCTTGCGCGCTGGAGGCGATGCGGCTGAAGCCGCCCGCGCCCTTCATCCCGCTGCAGGCGCTGCGCGCGACCGAGGTGCTGGGCGTCACGCTGCCGCCCGGCACCTTGCTGTGGTGCGTGCTGCGCCACGCCAGTGTCGACGACGCGCTGCTGGCCTGCGCGGCCGGGTTCCAGCCGGAGCGCTGGCTGCCCGGCGGGGATGCGACGACGGCGCCCGCGCGCCAGGCCATCCTGCCGTTCGGCGCCGGCGCGCGTGCCTGTCCGGGCCGCTACCTGGCGCTGCTGGAGATGAAGGTCGCGCTGGTGGCGCTGCTGGGGCAATTCGACCTGGACAGCGTGGCAGCCGCGGACGGCGCCGAGCCGGCCGAGGTGCTGGGCTTCGTGATGGCGCCGGCGCCCCTGACGATGGTGCTGCGCCCGCGCGCCGCCAAGCGGCTCAATGCAGCTTGA
- a CDS encoding helix-turn-helix domain-containing protein, which yields MEEPTYPPTVARLVAPRVALASCVRAWVVRSTVGCAPLAAPQRLNRFPATPFCTITWMFEGSAQLVVPAVDDPAIDTWLRPGQALFCGPQSRPFVTSNPGPVHVMTVMLFADALHRLTGLDMAAQLDRMAPLGEVLDTWWQDLSASVLAAVTDEERIAVFETGLERRWRGVRADGALVHARDWVQALAVRAAAAGMGRSARMAERRVRAWAGHPLRTLRRLDRIERSMVAARTASQAEQGRVSLAEVAAAGGFADQAHLSREARAIAGTSPAELLRLAQTDESYWLYRIWL from the coding sequence ATGGAAGAGCCAACCTATCCCCCGACCGTTGCCCGCCTGGTGGCGCCCCGCGTCGCGCTGGCGTCGTGCGTGCGTGCCTGGGTGGTGCGCAGCACGGTCGGCTGCGCGCCGCTGGCCGCGCCGCAGCGCCTGAACCGCTTCCCGGCCACGCCGTTCTGCACGATCACCTGGATGTTCGAGGGCAGCGCCCAACTGGTCGTGCCGGCGGTGGACGACCCGGCCATCGATACCTGGCTGCGGCCGGGCCAGGCGCTGTTCTGCGGCCCGCAGTCGCGGCCGTTCGTCACGTCCAATCCCGGTCCCGTGCACGTCATGACGGTGATGCTCTTCGCCGACGCGCTGCACCGGTTGACGGGCCTGGACATGGCCGCGCAACTGGACCGCATGGCGCCGCTGGGCGAGGTGCTCGATACCTGGTGGCAGGACTTGTCCGCCAGCGTACTGGCCGCCGTCACGGACGAGGAGCGGATCGCCGTCTTCGAGACGGGGCTGGAGCGGCGCTGGCGTGGCGTGCGGGCCGACGGGGCGCTGGTGCACGCGCGCGACTGGGTGCAGGCGCTGGCCGTGCGCGCGGCCGCCGCCGGCATGGGCCGCAGCGCGCGCATGGCCGAGCGCCGTGTGCGCGCGTGGGCCGGCCATCCGCTGCGCACCTTGCGCCGGCTGGACCGGATCGAGCGGTCGATGGTGGCCGCACGGACCGCGTCGCAGGCCGAGCAGGGCAGGGTCAGCCTGGCCGAGGTGGCGGCGGCCGGCGGCTTCGCCGACCAGGCCCACCTGTCGCGCGAGGCGCGTGCCATCGCCGGTACCAGTCCCGCCGAACTGCTGCGCCTGGCGCAAACCGACGAGAGCTACTGGCTGTACCGGATCTGGCTGTGA
- a CDS encoding histidine kinase translates to MSDIAPEDQNDAARVAELSDLLGHVNSTWDNERRSLARQLHDSVGSSLTALTMHLGLLTAKLPEDPPALRERAVQMKNLLHTIIENNRRMQHKLWNDKLEFLGIKVAFSEAVTEFGEHYRVAARCSLPEDEPACSREHGVALLFALEEGLRNVAAHAGATEVNVIVDDNEDEIMLTVRDNGSGPGAPDAGADKYGLRLVRERARHLGGTLDLKAHPDGGSALTLVLPKTPAP, encoded by the coding sequence ATGTCCGATATTGCACCGGAAGATCAGAACGACGCAGCCCGTGTCGCCGAACTCAGCGACCTGCTGGGGCACGTCAACAGCACCTGGGACAACGAACGCCGCTCCCTGGCGCGCCAGTTGCACGACAGCGTGGGTTCCTCGCTGACCGCGCTGACCATGCACCTTGGCCTATTGACGGCGAAGTTGCCGGAAGACCCGCCCGCGCTGCGCGAACGTGCGGTGCAGATGAAGAACCTGCTGCACACGATTATCGAGAACAACCGCCGCATGCAGCACAAGCTGTGGAATGACAAGCTCGAGTTCCTCGGCATCAAGGTTGCCTTCAGCGAGGCCGTGACGGAGTTCGGCGAGCATTACCGCGTCGCGGCGCGCTGCAGCCTGCCCGAGGACGAACCGGCCTGCTCGCGCGAGCACGGCGTGGCGCTGCTGTTCGCGCTGGAGGAAGGGCTGCGCAACGTGGCCGCCCACGCGGGCGCGACCGAGGTGAACGTCATCGTCGACGATAACGAGGACGAGATCATGCTGACCGTGCGCGACAACGGCAGCGGGCCCGGCGCGCCCGACGCGGGCGCCGACAAATATGGCCTGCGCCTGGTGCGCGAACGGGCGCGCCACCTGGGCGGCACCCTCGACCTGAAGGCCCACCCCGATGGCGGCAGCGCGCTGACGCTGGTGCTGCCGAAGACGCCGGCGCCCTGA
- a CDS encoding hemerythrin domain-containing protein, with the protein MSATAKPQDAIALLKQDHAEVKAMFKQFEELGERAFVAKKKLADKICLELTKHAIAEEEIFYPAVRQEAEDSDDLVDEATVEHASAKDLIAQISAMDPHDDLYDAKVKVLGEYIEHHVKEEESEMFPKAKQADLDMVELGERIQARKDEIDMIPPEPMVTVKGAQASQPRM; encoded by the coding sequence ATGAGTGCCACAGCCAAGCCGCAAGACGCGATCGCCCTGCTGAAGCAGGACCACGCCGAAGTGAAGGCGATGTTCAAGCAGTTCGAGGAGCTGGGCGAGCGCGCGTTTGTCGCGAAGAAAAAACTGGCCGACAAGATCTGCCTGGAACTGACCAAGCACGCGATCGCGGAGGAAGAGATCTTCTACCCGGCCGTGCGCCAGGAAGCCGAGGACAGCGATGACCTGGTCGACGAGGCGACGGTCGAGCACGCGTCGGCCAAGGACCTGATCGCCCAGATCAGCGCGATGGACCCGCATGATGACCTGTACGATGCCAAGGTGAAAGTACTGGGCGAGTACATCGAGCACCACGTCAAGGAAGAAGAGAGCGAGATGTTCCCGAAAGCGAAGCAGGCCGACCTGGACATGGTCGAGCTGGGGGAACGCATCCAGGCCCGCAAGGACGAGATCGACATGATCCCGCCCGAGCCGATGGTCACCGTGAAGGGCGCGCAGGCCAGCCAGCCGCGCATGTAA